A region from the Benincasa hispida cultivar B227 chromosome 10, ASM972705v1, whole genome shotgun sequence genome encodes:
- the LOC120089034 gene encoding uncharacterized protein LOC120089034 yields the protein MTQVLVLRSGCRVGLPVVSNREENDGGSVLLGNNGACDVKGIGSVRIATCDGMIEILTNVRYVLELKQNLISLGKLDRAGYSYKSENEVLKVIKDSLVKLKRTLRNDLYVLEDLWGPTKVPSMGGSRYFISIIDDFSRKMWVYPLKQKDEAFGKFLEWKKQVENQTGRKVKYPRTDNDLEFMNKKFDNFCKSEGITRHFTVMYTPQQNGLVESFNRTIMEHIRCLLTNASLPLKFWRETAQTASYARVKEGKLNKRALKYMFIGYLQEMPFCVKEQQKQQIVDQVEAERTLIDEGAFGEKSSSSYLQNYQLTRDKPQRVRQAPTRYGYADLVAYALTCAVDSIEGKPLTFEEAIVSDSKEQWKDVMEAELFSLQKNQTWSPRLPNQKLIQWASPQLSFMVNWRK from the exons ATGACGCAGGTACTCGTCCTTCGCAGTGGGTGTCGGGTGGGCTTACCGGTTGTCAGCAACAGAGAG GAAAATGATGGGGGATCAGTTTTGCTTGGTAATAatggtgcttgtgatgtaaaaggaattgggtCAGTTCGAATTGCAACATGTGATGGAATGATCGaaattcttacaaatgtaaggtatgttcTAGAACtcaaacaaaatctaatttctctggGCAAATTAGATAGAGCAGGTTATTCCTATAAATCTGAGAATGAAGTTTTGAAGGTTATCAAGGATTCTTTGGTTAAGCTAAAGAGGACCTTGAGGAATGACCTTTATGTATTGGAGG ATTTGTGGGGTCCTACAAAGGTACCTTCTATGGGGGGTTCGAGATACTTCATTTcgatcattgatgatttttcaagaaagaTGTGGGTGTATCCACTAAAACagaaggatgaagcttttggaaaatttcttgaatggaaaaagcagGTTGAGAACCAAACCGGCAGAAAGGTAAAGTATCCGAGGACAGACAACGATTTAgaatttatgaataaaaaatttgataatttttgcAAATCTGAGGGAATTACGAGGCATTTCACTGTTATGTATACTCCACAACAGAATGGTTTAGTTGAGAGCTTcaacagaacaattatggagcATATAAGATGTCTCTTGACGaatgcttcattacccttgaagTTTTGGAGGGAAACTGCCCAAACAGcct cTTATGCTCGTGTTAAGGAAGGGAAGCTGAACAAGAGGGCATTGAAATatatgtttattggctatcttcagg AGATGCCATTTTGTGTCAAAGAGCAGCAGAAACAACAAATAGTTGATCAGGTTGAGGcagag aggactttgattgatgagggagctttCGGTGAAAAAAGCTCAAGTAGCTACCTACAGAACTATCAGCTTACACGTGACAAGCCTCAGCGGGTGAGACAGGCTCCTACGAGGTatggttatgctgatttagttgcttatgctcttacttgtgcagTTGACAGTATTGAAGGAAagcctcttacttttgaggaggcAATTGTATCTGATTCGAAAGAACAATGGAAGGATGTTATGGAAGCAGAGTTGTTCTCATTGCAGaagaatcagacatggtcaCCAAGGCTtcctaatcagaaactcattca atgGGCGTCACCACAACTTTCCTTCATGGtgaattggaggaagtga